In Geotalea uraniireducens, one genomic interval encodes:
- a CDS encoding sugar phosphate isomerase/epimerase family protein, producing the protein MQISLSTGTLFVFPLGKVMSIAREAGYDGVELIINQDFQKVSSRKLVRELAEILPILSIHAPFMPLDGWGSPIDSLKRSVELAAECGVPLVNFHPPSWLGGEIGFWRWMYKVMDFQEEIAQNTVIVTLENMPWVGTRFRVNPHILSSTEKMIDFIQERNLFMTFDCTHMGSGKANFINDFYLFYNTGRIRNVHFSDYGHGREHLLPGHGILPLTRFLNHLRNTGYAATLTVELSPEEFPRDERIIVDSLREILQYLRAETGAATP; encoded by the coding sequence ATGCAGATTTCCCTCTCCACCGGCACGCTCTTCGTTTTCCCTCTCGGCAAAGTGATGAGTATCGCCAGGGAAGCCGGGTATGACGGCGTTGAGCTGATCATCAACCAGGATTTTCAGAAAGTCAGCAGTCGGAAACTGGTGCGGGAGTTGGCGGAAATTTTGCCGATCCTCTCGATCCATGCTCCGTTCATGCCGCTGGACGGTTGGGGGAGTCCCATCGATTCTCTCAAGCGGTCTGTGGAACTGGCGGCCGAATGTGGCGTGCCGCTGGTCAATTTCCACCCTCCTTCCTGGCTGGGTGGCGAAATTGGCTTCTGGCGCTGGATGTACAAGGTAATGGACTTTCAGGAGGAGATCGCCCAGAACACGGTCATCGTGACCCTGGAGAACATGCCGTGGGTGGGAACGCGCTTCCGGGTCAATCCTCATATCCTTTCCAGTACGGAAAAGATGATCGATTTCATCCAGGAGCGAAACCTGTTCATGACCTTTGACTGCACCCATATGGGTTCGGGCAAGGCTAATTTTATCAATGACTTCTATCTGTTCTACAATACCGGACGAATCAGGAACGTCCACTTTTCCGACTACGGCCACGGCCGGGAACATCTGCTCCCGGGGCATGGCATTCTGCCGCTTACCCGCTTTCTCAACCATCTGCGCAATACCGGCTACGCCGCTACCCTGACGGTCGAATTGTCGCCGGAAGAGTTCCCCCGGGACGAACGGATCATCGTCGACAGCCTCAGGGAAATTCTCCAGTATCTCCGCGCGGAAACCGGCGCAGCTACCCCCTGA
- a CDS encoding universal stress protein codes for MLHLRKKILVAIDGSPLSDKAAEEAVRLAAGNPSQFRSKIYAMLVLPNAPRSTFTDFVPAPPITETAQWDELRERIFYVIEKDAKEAEIPLEIKVVYGDPAEELINFAAKEDIDVIVIGSTGKGFLKRQLLGSVSHKIAKNAPCSVYIIRG; via the coding sequence ATGCTCCACCTGCGGAAGAAAATACTCGTGGCGATAGACGGCTCCCCCCTTTCGGACAAGGCTGCCGAAGAAGCGGTGCGACTTGCCGCCGGCAACCCGAGTCAGTTTAGAAGCAAGATCTACGCCATGCTGGTACTGCCCAACGCCCCGCGGAGTACCTTCACCGACTTCGTCCCGGCGCCGCCGATCACCGAAACGGCACAATGGGACGAACTCCGGGAGCGAATCTTCTATGTTATCGAGAAGGATGCCAAGGAGGCCGAGATTCCGCTGGAGATCAAGGTCGTCTACGGTGACCCCGCCGAAGAACTCATCAATTTCGCGGCCAAAGAGGACATCGACGTTATCGTCATCGGCAGTACCGGCAAAGGTTTTCTCAAACGGCAGCTGCTCGGCAGCGTTTCGCACAAGATCGCCAAAAACGCGCCCTGTTCGGTCTATATTATCAGGGGGTAG